DNA sequence from the Rhodospirillaceae bacterium genome:
CGCATCGCCTGACATGCCGTAGCCGATAAGTTCAGCATAAATCTTCGCACCACGCTTTTTCGCGTGCTCCAATTCTTCCAGCACAACGATGCCGGAGCCATCGCCCATGACAAATCCATCCCGGTCTTGGTCCCAAGGGCGAGATGCTTTTTCTGGTGTGTCATTGAAATTCGTCGATAGTGCCCGCGCTTGGGCAAACCCAGCAACGCCGAGCCGGCACATGGCAGCTTCTGCACCGCCGGCAACCATGACATCGGCATCATCCAGCATAATCATACGCGCCGCATCGCCAATCGCGTGAGCACCACTGGAACATGCTGTAACAACCGCGTGGCACGGCCCTTTAAATCCATACTTGATGGAGACATGACCTGAGACCAAATTAATCAAGCTGGCAGGGATGAAGAAGGGACTGAGCTTCCGCACATTCCGATCTTCGACAATTTTTGCACTCTTTGAAATTTCCGGCAGTCCGCCGATCCCGGCACCAATTAACACGCCTGTGCGGCACCGGCTTTCATCGTCTTCGGGCATCCACCCAGAATCTTGAACCGCCATCTGTGCGGCACCCATGCCATACTGGATAAACGCGTCCATGCGGCGCTGGTCCTTCGGCGGAACCCAGTCGTCAGCATTGAACAACCCGTCAGCAGTTTCCCCACGGGGAACCTCTCCGCCGATTTTCGCCGGTAAATCGGAGACATCGAACGATTCGATGGCACGTATGCCCGAATCGCCCTTAAGCAAACGATTCCAGACGTGATCAACGCCGCACCCCAAGGGGGTCACAAGACCGATTCCGGTAACGACTACGCGTTTCATGACAACCTGTAGATTTTAAGACTGCTTGGAAAATGAGACCGTGGTAAGCCAGTTTTGCTTAAAACGACAATTCCGGCCCATTGCTCACACTATGGCCTCTTCGCTTAGCTTTGCGAATCAATGAAATCGATGGCGTTTTTGACGGTCAAAATGTTTTCCGCCGCATCATCGGGGATTTCGCAGTTGAATTCTTCTTCGAACGCCATCACAAGCTCGACCGTGTCGAGACTGTCCGCTCCAAGATCATCGATAAAGCTCGCGTTATCAACGACTTTAGCTTCATCAACGCCAAGGTGTTCAACAACGATCTTTTTTACGCGCTCGGCGACATCACTCATATTACTCTTTCCCCAACTAAGAAACTGTTGATATTCAAATACTTAGCACCACTTTCAGCGTAATGCACCGCTACGGTGTGGTGATTTTCACCGCTTCGTATCATACTTTTTTCACGATGACCAGTGCTCAGAACAAGCAGTTCTCAAATCATAGCCATCCCGCCATTAACATGCAAAGTCTGGCCGGTGACATAAGCAGCTTCATCGCTCGCCAGATAAAGTACACTATTGGCGACATCCTGTGGCGTTCCCATCGTACCCTTTGGTATGCCCATAAGGATTTTTTCTTTTTGATCGTCGTTGAGGGCTTCTGTCATCGGCGATTCAATAAATCCCGGGGCAACACAGTTAACAGTAATCCCCCGATTGGCGACTTCTTGGGCCAGGGACTTGGACATGCCGATCATGCCCGCCTTGGACGCGACATAGTTTATCTGACCTGGATTGCCCATCACGCCGACGACTGATGAGATTGAAATGATCCGTCCCCAGCGCGCCTTCATCATGCCGCGCAGACAGGTCCGGATAAGCTGGAATGATGCCGTCAAATTGACGTCTATGACTTGCTGCCAATCTTCGTCCTTCATTCGCATGGCCAATCCATCACGGGTTAGACCGGCATTGTTAACCAGTATATCAACACTTCCCATGGCCTCAGCCGCTTCTTTGGCCAAGGTCTCAGCCGCACCGTCTTCGCCTAAGCGAGCAGCAACCACATGCGTGCGATCCCCCAGGTTCTTGGCCAAGGCTTCCAGCGCGTCAACCCGGGTCCCACTGAGCGTCACGGTCGCACCTTGAGCGTGCAGCACCCTAGCAATCTCTCCACCGATTCCGCCGGATGCTCCGGTCACCAGTGCATTTTTGCCTGCCAGGTTGAACATAGCTTTATTCCTTTCGGTCTTTAATTTTAGGCGAGAAAAGCCTCTATACCCTCAGGCGTTCCAACCGCAACACCACTTAGGTCACGATCAATGCGGCGTGCCAGCCCGGTCAGAACCTTGCCCGCACCAATCTCGACCAATGTATCGACACCGTTTTCTTTCATATAAAGAACACTTTCGCGCCAGCGCACCATGCCGGTGACTTGCTCCACAAGCAGTTGTCGAATTTCGTTGACGTCATTTTGAGCAGAAGCGGTAACATTGGCAATCAGGGGAACCGCAGGTGCCACCATTTTCACATCCGCCAAAGCTTCAGCCATGACATCCGCTGCCGGTGCCATCAGGGCACAATGGAAAGGTGCACTTACCGGCAGCAATACACTTCGGCGTGCGCCACGTTCCGAAGCAATCTCAATCGCCCGTTCGACGGCGGCGCGATTGCCACTTAAAACCACCTGCCCTGAAGCATTGTCATTCGCTGCCGTGCAGATTTCGCCCTGAGCGGCTTCCTCGGCAACAGCCTGGGCATCTTCTAATTCCAATCCCAGGAGTGCCGCCATCGCCCCTTCGCCCACAGGCACAGCGGCCTGCATGGCTTGTCCACGCGTCTTCAGCAATCGTGCCGTATCAGCCAGTTCAAACGTTCCCGCAGCAGCCAGCGCCGAGTATTCACCCAGCGAATGCCCCGCAACGAATTGCGCATCTGTGGCAAAATCCACCCCGCCCTCTTTTTGTAGAACCCGAACACAGGCCAAGCTGACCGCCATCAGCGCTGGTTGGGCGTTTTCGGTTAGGGTGAGGTCTTCTTCCGGGCCTTCAAACATTAACTTTGTTAGCTTTTGTTTAAGAGCCTCGTCGACCTCTTCAAATACTTCGCGAGCTGGCGCAAACGCTTCGGCCAGTTCTTTACCCATACCGACAGCCTGAGAACCCTGGCCCGGAAATACAAATGCTTTTGTCATTCTATACCCTTGAAACAACTCTAATTTAGAGCCTCATTAATTACACCAAAAATTCGTGTAGTGATAGCGGCAGTGATAGCGGCTGAACGGCTTCTGTCAAGTTTAGTGTGCCGCCTTTTAAGGGGCCCTTGCATGGCGAGAAAATATATGTATATTTCGCGCCCTTCACTCTCTGCCAGGACTGGCTTGGCTATGCCCGCATAAATATGGGTTGAGAAAATCCGAAGGGAGACAAATTTTGTCATACTATGAGAACGTGTTTATCGCACGTCAGGATATCACCGCGGAACAAGTCGAAGCACTTGCCGACGGTTTCACCAAAGTCATCGAAGACGAAGGCGGCAAAGTTGCCAGCCGGGAAAACTGGGGTCTTAGGGGTCTTGCTTATAAGATCAAGAAGAACCGCAAGGGACATTATGTCCTGATGAATATCGATGCACCTGCTGCCGCATTGCACGAGATGGAACGCCAAATGGGGCTGAACGAAGACGTTCTCCGCCATATGTCGCTTCGGCTTGATGAATTATCCGAAGGCCCATCTGTGATCATGCAGAGCCGTGGCAACCGGGAAGATCGCCCACGCCGCGACAAGCCTTATGAAAATCGCGATGCCGGGGAAACGAAACCTGAGGCACCGGCAGCTGAAGCACCGGCAGCTGAAGCACCCGCAGATGAAGCACCCGCGGTCGAGGCAGCGGAAGCTGATACACCCGAAGTTAAAGAAGAAGGAGACGCGTAATGAGTGATGATGACGCCAAAGGCGGCGCGCGCCGTCCGTTCTTCCGCCGCAAGAAAACCTGTCCTTTTACCGGACCGGGCGCTCCCAAGATTGATTATAAAGACGTGCGGTTGTTGCAGCGTTACGTTTCCGAGCGTGGAAAAATCGTGCCCAGTCGAATCACGGCCGTTTCAGTTAAGAAACAACGTGAACTGGCGAAAGCCATCAAGCGGGCTCGTTTCATGGCATTGATTCCCTACGTCGTCAGTTAGGTAATTGATCGACGCTGTCTGTCAGGGTTCCCTATAACCTAGAACAAACAGCAGGGAGAAGGCGATGCACCGGGATATCCTCATCGCCGTCGGCGGTGGCATACTAAGCGCAGTGGCATCCATGACAATTGTCTTGGGATTGCCGGGGGCTTTGGTTTTTGCCTATCTGGCGCCACTGCCTGTGATGATGGTGGGGCTGACCCTCGGGCTTCGGATGGCGACAGTCGCTGCGGCGGCTGGCTTTGTTATCGCGGGGATGGTTGGGTCGACCTTCAACGCCGGGCTTTATGGGTTAATCAATGCGGTACCGGCCGTCTTGCTTGTTCGGTACGCGTTGAGTGCGGAAACAGCACCTGACGGAAGCGCTCAATGGGCTTCAGCGGGTGTCGTGGTAAGTTGGTTAGCGGTCTTGGCGGCGGGATTGTTTATGATCGCCGTGTTTACCGTCTTCGGATCGGAGACGGGAATTGAGGACGAGATATATGGCAAGCTAAGCCAAGCCTTAGCATTGATGGCACCCGCCCTGGACGAGGGTCGGCGAACCATCATTGTCAGTGGGTTGGCCGCGATATTCCCGGGGGCACTGGGAACGTCATGGATATTCATGATTGCCGCCAATGGCGTGCTGGCACAAAGA
Encoded proteins:
- the fabF gene encoding beta-ketoacyl-ACP synthase II, translated to MKRVVVTGIGLVTPLGCGVDHVWNRLLKGDSGIRAIESFDVSDLPAKIGGEVPRGETADGLFNADDWVPPKDQRRMDAFIQYGMGAAQMAVQDSGWMPEDDESRCRTGVLIGAGIGGLPEISKSAKIVEDRNVRKLSPFFIPASLINLVSGHVSIKYGFKGPCHAVVTACSSGAHAIGDAARMIMLDDADVMVAGGAEAAMCRLGVAGFAQARALSTNFNDTPEKASRPWDQDRDGFVMGDGSGIVVLEELEHAKKRGAKIYAELIGYGMSGDANHITAPASDGNGAFRCMTMAMKRAELNPEDVDYVNAHGTSTPLGDSIELGAVKRLFGDAAYKLSMSSTKSAIGHLLGAAGAVEAIFSILAMNNSIVPPTLNLDNPSEGCDLDLVPHTAKERPVRAILSNSFGFGGTNASLVFTSHS
- a CDS encoding acyl carrier protein, with the translated sequence MSDVAERVKKIVVEHLGVDEAKVVDNASFIDDLGADSLDTVELVMAFEEEFNCEIPDDAAENILTVKNAIDFIDSQS
- the fabG gene encoding 3-oxoacyl-[acyl-carrier-protein] reductase — encoded protein: MFNLAGKNALVTGASGGIGGEIARVLHAQGATVTLSGTRVDALEALAKNLGDRTHVVAARLGEDGAAETLAKEAAEAMGSVDILVNNAGLTRDGLAMRMKDEDWQQVIDVNLTASFQLIRTCLRGMMKARWGRIISISSVVGVMGNPGQINYVASKAGMIGMSKSLAQEVANRGITVNCVAPGFIESPMTEALNDDQKEKILMGIPKGTMGTPQDVANSVLYLASDEAAYVTGQTLHVNGGMAMI
- the fabD gene encoding ACP S-malonyltransferase; this encodes MTKAFVFPGQGSQAVGMGKELAEAFAPAREVFEEVDEALKQKLTKLMFEGPEEDLTLTENAQPALMAVSLACVRVLQKEGGVDFATDAQFVAGHSLGEYSALAAAGTFELADTARLLKTRGQAMQAAVPVGEGAMAALLGLELEDAQAVAEEAAQGEICTAANDNASGQVVLSGNRAAVERAIEIASERGARRSVLLPVSAPFHCALMAPAADVMAEALADVKMVAPAVPLIANVTASAQNDVNEIRQLLVEQVTGMVRWRESVLYMKENGVDTLVEIGAGKVLTGLARRIDRDLSGVAVGTPEGIEAFLA
- the rpsF gene encoding 30S ribosomal protein S6; this encodes MSYYENVFIARQDITAEQVEALADGFTKVIEDEGGKVASRENWGLRGLAYKIKKNRKGHYVLMNIDAPAAALHEMERQMGLNEDVLRHMSLRLDELSEGPSVIMQSRGNREDRPRRDKPYENRDAGETKPEAPAAEAPAAEAPADEAPAVEAAEADTPEVKEEGDA
- a CDS encoding 30S ribosomal protein S18; this translates as MSDDDAKGGARRPFFRRKKTCPFTGPGAPKIDYKDVRLLQRYVSERGKIVPSRITAVSVKKQRELAKAIKRARFMALIPYVVS
- a CDS encoding DUF2232 domain-containing protein, which produces MHRDILIAVGGGILSAVASMTIVLGLPGALVFAYLAPLPVMMVGLTLGLRMATVAAAAGFVIAGMVGSTFNAGLYGLINAVPAVLLVRYALSAETAPDGSAQWASAGVVVSWLAVLAAGLFMIAVFTVFGSETGIEDEIYGKLSQALALMAPALDEGRRTIIVSGLAAIFPGALGTSWIFMIAANGVLAQRLAKKLGKNLRPTPSYRGLTLPDWISWFVVGSAFLALIGSGDLEYMGRNLAMITATPFFFLGLAIIHSVARFVNFPTAMLVGTYVALLMSSWAAIVVAGVGIVEQWYNLRQRLPALSRNEENE